One window of the Candidatus Methylomirabilota bacterium genome contains the following:
- a CDS encoding cytochrome P450 codes for MTDPRALAQGFDLKRLDASFLDDPYPVYRALRDHDPVHRMPDGSYFLSRYDDCAAVYRDPHTWSSDKRVDFRPGMGDGPLYEHHTTSLVFNDPPYHTRVRRLLAPAFTPRALAALQSRVEALVDRLLDRAAERGGMDLIADFAAAVPIQLVGDMLGVPEAERGPLRGWSLAILSGLEPVLTPAQRADGDRAVGEFKAYLRDLIDRRERAPTRDEGEILSTLTAGSALGRADSAGERLSEVELLHNCIFLLNAGHETTTNLIGNAVDLLLRHREALAGLRAGPGLIGSAVEEFLRLESSNQLGNRRAACDTALGGVPMPAGTYVHIGIGAANRDPAQFPDPDRLDLHRQPNRHLAFGTGIHACAGMWLARMEGQVAIGRLVRRFGTIERDGAFVRGGRARFRGFLRYPLRLRP; via the coding sequence ATGACGGACCCGCGCGCGCTCGCACAGGGCTTCGACCTCAAGCGGCTCGACGCGAGCTTCCTGGACGATCCCTACCCGGTCTACCGGGCCCTGCGCGACCACGACCCCGTCCATCGCATGCCGGACGGCTCGTACTTCCTGAGCCGGTACGACGACTGCGCCGCGGTGTACCGCGATCCCCACACCTGGAGCTCGGACAAGCGGGTGGACTTCCGCCCGGGCATGGGCGACGGCCCGCTCTACGAGCACCACACCACCAGCCTGGTGTTCAACGATCCGCCGTATCACACCCGCGTCCGCCGGCTGCTGGCCCCCGCGTTCACCCCGCGCGCGCTCGCCGCGCTGCAGTCGCGCGTCGAGGCGCTGGTGGATCGGCTGCTCGACCGCGCGGCCGAGCGCGGCGGCATGGACCTGATCGCGGACTTCGCGGCGGCGGTGCCGATCCAGCTGGTGGGCGACATGCTCGGGGTGCCCGAGGCCGAGCGGGGCCCGTTGCGCGGCTGGTCGCTGGCCATCCTGAGCGGCCTCGAGCCGGTGCTGACTCCCGCGCAGCGCGCGGACGGCGACCGCGCGGTCGGCGAGTTCAAGGCCTACCTGCGCGACCTGATCGATCGGCGGGAGCGCGCGCCGACGCGCGACGAGGGCGAGATCCTCTCCACGCTGACCGCGGGGAGCGCGCTCGGTCGGGCGGACTCGGCGGGCGAGCGGCTGAGCGAGGTGGAGCTGCTGCACAACTGCATCTTCCTCCTCAACGCCGGGCACGAGACCACCACCAACCTGATCGGCAACGCGGTGGACCTGCTGCTCCGCCATCGCGAGGCGCTGGCCGGGCTGCGCGCGGGGCCCGGGCTCATCGGCAGCGCGGTGGAGGAATTTCTGCGTCTGGAGAGCTCGAACCAGCTGGGCAACCGGCGCGCCGCGTGCGATACCGCGCTCGGGGGCGTGCCGATGCCCGCCGGCACCTACGTGCACATCGGCATCGGGGCGGCCAACCGCGATCCCGCGCAGTTTCCCGATCCCGACCGGCTCGACCTGCACCGCCAGCCGAATCGGCACCTGGCCTTCGGCACCGGCATCCACGCCTGCGCGGGCATGTGGCTGGCCCGCATGGAAGGTCAGGTGGCGATCGGCCGCCTCGTGCGCCGCTTCGGCACCATCGAGCGGGACGGGGCCTTCGTGCGTGGCGGCCGCGCGCGCTTCCGCGGCTTCCTGCGCTATCCGCTGCGCCTGCGTCCCTGA